AATTAATTCAAAACGAAATCAACAATTTAAAAGCAGGCAGAACTGAGCATTTTAGTTTTATTATTGAAAAAGAAAATTAAGGTACGCGGATAAAACAGATTCGCTTTGCGAAAACACGGATTTACAAGGATTTTTTATTTTTTCTCTCGCAGATTTAGCAGATTTAAACAGATTAAAAAAATAAATCCGCATAATCTGCTAAATCTGCGAGAGAAAATTAATAAGCAAAAAAATTCGCGCTAATTAGTGTAATTCGTGGCAAACAAAAACTAAGCACTCAATCGAATCGTTTTTCTAAACTCAGACGGGCTATACCCTTTTTGCTTTCTGAAGAATTTATTAAAGTGGCTTTCATCCGTAAAACCAAATTCATACGCAATTTCATTAATACGCTTGTCGCTAAACTGTAAACGATGCTCAATCAGTTTCGTTTTATAATTACTGATATATTGTTGCATCGTTTCACTCGCATGCTTTTTAAAATAACGCCCTAAATACGTATTCGAAATCCCGAAATAATCACTTATGGATTCCGCTTTAATTTTTTCAGGGAAATAAATATTATTCTGAATGTATTGCAAAATATCCATAGCTTTAGCCTCTGTACCAATATTAACCTGCTCTGGAAGATATTTCGCAATATTACGAGCAACTATTATAATCAAAGTATTCACCAATTGCTGAATCAATTCCTGATTGTAAACATCTTTATCCTGATGCTCGCGACAGATTGCTTCAATCATCACTTTCACCAAACACTTATCAGGATCATTTTTTAGAATACAACCCGGCTGATGATTCGCATTTTGAAGAATATATTCCAATCGCTGCACATTCTCATTTTGCAAACTCGAATTTTTCAAATAAATATCATTAAACCTCAAAAAGAAAAACTTCGTTTCTGTTTCAATGGTAAAATTATGACAGTCCTCTGGCGTCAATAAAAACAAATGCCCTGGATCGTACTCAAAAATATTTTTATTAATACACTGTCTTCCTGTTCCTTCCAGAATATAAACCAGTTCAAAGAAATTATGGCGATCACCCACATCCGGATATTCGTTTAAAGTTTCAAAAGAAACCGTAAAAGGCTCGTATAAATTCTCTTTTTTCATAATCTGTTTTATTTGAAGTTGCAAATATACCTAAAAAAGACAAATATATACCAAATTAAAACCTTAAAAATGGTATAATTTTGCCTCATCAAATTAATCAAAATAAAATTACTATCATGGAATATAGAAAATTAGGCAATTCAGAACTAGAATTATCAGCTATAACATACGGTGCTTTTGCAATTGGCGGAACCATGTGGGGCGGAACTGAAAAGAAAGATTCAATAGAATCTGTTCAGGCGTCTATCGACCACGGCGTAACTACAATCGACACCGCTCCTTTTTACGGATTTGGTTTAAGCGAAGAAATGATCGGAGAAGCCATAAAACCTTACGATCGTTCAAAAGTGCAGTTGCTTACTAAATTCGGTTTAGTTTGGGACGGAAGCAACAACGGAAAAGGCGATTTCTTTTTTGATGCTGATGATAACGGAAAACAAGTGCCTATTTACAAATACTCATCAA
This portion of the Flavobacterium panacagri genome encodes:
- a CDS encoding AraC family transcriptional regulator, which encodes MKKENLYEPFTVSFETLNEYPDVGDRHNFFELVYILEGTGRQCINKNIFEYDPGHLFLLTPEDCHNFTIETETKFFFLRFNDIYLKNSSLQNENVQRLEYILQNANHQPGCILKNDPDKCLVKVMIEAICREHQDKDVYNQELIQQLVNTLIIIVARNIAKYLPEQVNIGTEAKAMDILQYIQNNIYFPEKIKAESISDYFGISNTYLGRYFKKHASETMQQYISNYKTKLIEHRLQFSDKRINEIAYEFGFTDESHFNKFFRKQKGYSPSEFRKTIRLSA